In the genome of Mixta calida, the window GCCGCTCTATTACGGTCTGGGCTTTGACTGGAATCTGCTGATTCCGCTGATGCTGGTATTTATGGTGACCTCGCTGGAAACGATCGGCGATATTACCGCCACCTCCGATGTCTCAGAGCAGCCGGTTACCGGTCCGATCTATATGAAGCGTCTGAAAGGCGGCGTGCTGGCGAACGGTCTGAACTCGTTTGTTTCTGCGCTGTTTAATACCTTTCCCAACTCCTGTTTCGGCCAGAATAACGGCGTAATCCAGCTGACCGGCGTCGCCAGCCGCTATGTCGGCTTCGTGGTGTCCCTGATGCTTATCGTGCTGGGCCTGTTTCCGGCGGTCAGCGGTTTTGTACAGCATATCCCGGAACCGGTGCTGGGCGGCGCCACCATCGTGATGTTCGGCACCATCGCCGCTTCCGGCGTGCGCATTGTGTCCCGCGAGCCGTTAAACCGCCGCGCGATTATGATTATCGCTCTGTCGCTGGCGGTCGGGCTGGGCGTATCTCAGCAGCCGCTGATCCTGCAATTTGCGCCGGACTGGCTGAAAACGCTACTCTCTTCCGGCATCGCCGCTGGCGGCATCACGGCGATTGTGCTGAACCTGATCTTTCCACAAGAGAAGTAAATCCTGTCGGGCGAGCGGCTGCTCGTCCGCCTTCCTCCGCTTTTGTTTCCAGCTTTACAACCGCGCTGTTGAGGTATGCCGGTAATTCAGGCATAACAGGCGATACCGGAAATTCATACGGAAGGATGCAAATGAAATTTGTCGGAAAGTTAATTCTTTCATTGTTGTTACTGCTGTTGCTGGTGGCCGTGGTCTGTTATTTTCTGCTGCAAACCCGCTGGGGCGCAGAATGGGCCAGCAGACGGATCAGCGACGACACGGCGTATCACCTTTCCATCGCCAAAATAGAGCATAACTTTTCCGATCCTTCCCTGTTGAGCTTACATAACGTCAGCTTTGGTCATGATGGCCAGCCTGCTGTCATGGTGGCGAAAACCGTCAACCTCGGCCTTTCCCTTTCCCTGTTTAACCAGCCGTTGCGATTCGCCAGCATTGAACTGCGCGACGGCACGCTGGATGCCGCCAATATGCCGGGCAATATGGCATGGCCGTTACAGGCCGACCGCCTGCAGTTGCGTAATATGGCGGTCAATACGCCCCGCCTTGCCATCAGCGCCAAGGCCCTGAACGGCGGCATTATTCCCTGGCAGCCTGCACCCGGCCGTATCGCCGGCGACAACGCCAGCTTCCAGATGAGCGCGGAAAGCATTACGGTCGACGGCCTGACGGCCACCAATGCGCTGATTCAGGGACGTATCAGCGATAAACAGCTTTTCGTGAACAACTTCGGCGCGGATGTGGCGCGCGGCTCCGTGACCGGTAGCGCGCAGCGTGACAGCGCGGGCAACTGGCACGTTCCGGCATTGCGGATGAATGATATTCGCCTGCAAACGGATAAATCACTGGCGGATTTCCTCGCGCCGCTGCGCAATTTGCCTTCCGTGCACTTTTCCCGCGTGGATATGACCGATGCGCGCTTACAGGGGCCGGACTGGGCGGTAACCGATCTTGACCTGCTGGTAAAAGAGCTGACGCTGCGTCAGGGCGACTGGCAGAGCGAGGAAGGCTCGCTGGCGCTGAATGCCGACAGTTTTATCAATGGACAGCTGACGCTGAACGATCCGATTCTGAATCTCGACTTTTCACCGCAGGGCGTCGCCGACGCGCGCTTCAGCTCCCGTTGGGTTAACGGCCTGATACGGGCGCAGGGCAGCTGGCAGCGGCAAACTAAGCGGCTGACGCTGGATGAGCTGGTGCTGGCGGGCCTGGAATACACGCTGCCGGAAAACTGGCGCGACCGCTGGATAGAGACGCTGCCGGGCTGGCTCGACAGCGTGCTGGTGAAAAAGCTAAGCGGCAGCCGCAATCTGCTGATTGATGTTAACCCGGCCTGGCCGTTCCAGGTTACCGCGCTGGATATAAACGGCTCAGATCTGCTGCTGGCGCGTCAGCGGCAATGGGGCGTCTGGCAGGGGAGCCTGAACCTGAATGCAGCGGAGGCGACCTTCAACCGTACCGATATCCGTCGCCCTTCCCTCGCGTTAAATGCCGATAGCGGACAGATTAACGTGACGGAGATGAGCGCCTTTGTTGATAAAGGCATGCTGGAAGGCCAGGCGACGCTGGATCAAACGCCAGCGCGTCATCTGTCGTTAACGCTGGATGGCCGTTCAGTGCCGGCGGATGTGCTGCAAAACTGGGGCTGGCCCGCGCCGCCGCTGTCGGGCCCGGCGACATTGCAGCTGAAGCTGAATGCGCGTCTGGCAGCGGATACGCCTCTGAAAGGCAGCGCTAACGGCACGCTAACCATTAACGCAGCGGAACGCACCCTGGAGCAAACCATGACGCAGGGCGCGGTGACGACTCAGCCGTGAGGTTCCAGCGGCCCGTCGGGATCGGCGGGCAGCACGATGTAGACACCGTTGAAGACCGCGCCGCACACCTCGTTGCCGAACAGCTCTACCTCCAGCTGAACGCGCGCTTTACGCCCGCGCGCCAGGCGATCGAGATCGCCGCTCAGCGAGCCAAGATCGGCCGTAGCGCTCGGCTTGCCGCTAATAGGCTGACTGTAGCGAATATGCGCGTCGGCCAGAATAATCGTACCGCCAAGGTGACGTTCGCGCAGCAGCAGCCAGATCAGGCCCCAGCCGGTCAGCGTCGCCAGTGAAAACAGGCTGCCTGCAAACAAGGTATGATGCGGATTCTGGTTGCCGGTCTCCGGCATGGTGGTCATAAATTTCTGGCCGGTATACTGTGAAATGCGCACGCCCATCTTTTCGCTTAATGGAATATGCTCATACCACGCCTGCTGTAATTGCCCGCACCAGTCGGCGCGGTGCAAAATATCATCCAGCGTCACCACCGGCTTGATCATCAGAAAATGGCGCACCGGCGTGGTCTGCGGCGCGGTGATCTCTCCCTCGTTGAGGTAGCCCAGCTTGGCGAAGAACTCGACCGCATCTTCGCGGGCGCTACAGACGACGCGCTTAACGCCTTCCTGACGCGCCACCGACTCCAGCGTCATCGCCACCAGCGTGCCCAGCCCTTTTCCCTGTACCGTCGGATGGACGGCCAGGAAACGAATCGAGGCTTCATTATCGGCGTTGATATAGAGCCGTCCCGCGGCAACGGGCTTGCCCTGCTCATCCACCACCATCTGATGATGCGCCAGGGCGTCCCAGGCGTCCCGCTCCGACCCCTGCGGCTGACGCAGTGGTTTACGTAACATCTCCCAGCGGAACTGATAATACATTTCCAGCTCTTCGGCAGT includes:
- a CDS encoding AsmA family protein, coding for MKFVGKLILSLLLLLLLVAVVCYFLLQTRWGAEWASRRISDDTAYHLSIAKIEHNFSDPSLLSLHNVSFGHDGQPAVMVAKTVNLGLSLSLFNQPLRFASIELRDGTLDAANMPGNMAWPLQADRLQLRNMAVNTPRLAISAKALNGGIIPWQPAPGRIAGDNASFQMSAESITVDGLTATNALIQGRISDKQLFVNNFGADVARGSVTGSAQRDSAGNWHVPALRMNDIRLQTDKSLADFLAPLRNLPSVHFSRVDMTDARLQGPDWAVTDLDLLVKELTLRQGDWQSEEGSLALNADSFINGQLTLNDPILNLDFSPQGVADARFSSRWVNGLIRAQGSWQRQTKRLTLDELVLAGLEYTLPENWRDRWIETLPGWLDSVLVKKLSGSRNLLIDVNPAWPFQVTALDINGSDLLLARQRQWGVWQGSLNLNAAEATFNRTDIRRPSLALNADSGQINVTEMSAFVDKGMLEGQATLDQTPARHLSLTLDGRSVPADVLQNWGWPAPPLSGPATLQLKLNARLAADTPLKGSANGTLTINAAERTLEQTMTQGAVTTQP
- the fabY gene encoding fatty acid biosynthesis protein FabY codes for the protein MYHLRVPETAEELEMYYQFRWEMLRKPLRQPQGSERDAWDALAHHQMVVDEQGKPVAAGRLYINADNEASIRFLAVHPTVQGKGLGTLVAMTLESVARQEGVKRVVCSAREDAVEFFAKLGYLNEGEITAPQTTPVRHFLMIKPVVTLDDILHRADWCGQLQQAWYEHIPLSEKMGVRISQYTGQKFMTTMPETGNQNPHHTLFAGSLFSLATLTGWGLIWLLLRERHLGGTIILADAHIRYSQPISGKPSATADLGSLSGDLDRLARGRKARVQLEVELFGNEVCGAVFNGVYIVLPADPDGPLEPHG